Part of the Oncorhynchus masou masou isolate Uvic2021 chromosome 18, UVic_Omas_1.1, whole genome shotgun sequence genome, TCCCTCAGTCTAGCAGAAGAGGTGGAAGAGGCCACCACCAGAGAGGGTTATATGGTTTGCTGGGGCTGTCCTGTCTTCAGAATAATTTATTCAAAATCATCGCTCCCCTCCTTTCTTTACCCAGTACTTCAGGTGGAGGACAAACCCAGGACCCAGGACCAGAGAgggcagtgctgtgtgtgtgcagttcccaggctgtcatgggGCCTGTCTCAGATCTCTGTGCCCCCCATGGCTCCCCCACCTGTGCCCGCGGGGTAGTGCCTGACTCCCCCGCCCCTGCGCAGGGAGGAGAGGGCTACTGTGCAGCAGCCACGCAGCAGTGAGCCGAAGTGGTAAATTGGCAGTCCATCGCGCCGTGCCCCCTGGCACAGCCATGCCACCGTGGGAACCACGGGCACAGCCACTGCCAGCAGGTCCACCAGGAAGTGGCGGCTCCAGTAGCTCTTCACTGCGGGTCCAGACTCAGAAGAGGTAGACTCCTCTGCTCCCCCTACTGCTCCCTGAACCTCagcctcttcatcatcatcaaccTCCACCACTGTCACCCCAGCTATCTCCTGTAGCGAGCTGCTCCTGGGCTGGGAGGTGTGGGGCTGCTCCTCCACCTCCACTGACCTCACCTCCTCAACCGCTCTCTGATTCTTCACCTCCAAAACCTCCTCCCTCTGACTATATAGATCTAACTCCCTGACCTCCCCCTGCTTCCCCTCCCTCACCAACCCCAGCACCTTTACCTCCTCCTGCTTACACAACTGTACcaaccccacctcctcctcctcctgctgcttgCCTACCTCTACCATCCCCACTGCGCCCTCCCCCACTACCTCTATATGCCGCTCCAACTCTCCCACCATCTTCCCATCCTCCTTCACTGATAGGGAGGCCATATCCACTACacaggagacagaggcagagctgGGTAAAGGAGTAGCAGGAGCGGGCTCAGCTGTTGTAGCTGTGAGAGTTGTCATGGTGACTGACGTCATGGTAACCGAGTCCAGGTCGTCTCCCTCATCTGAGACCCAGGTGGAGGTGGGGCTGCAGGCCTGAGAGCGGAAGGTGCGCTCGGTGATGGTGTCCAGGTCAGAGGCGTAGCCCAACCCCACCGGGACGGGGCAGCTCTCTGTCTGGACGGCCTGCTCCCTGAGGTGGTGCAGGTACAGGTGGTGGTGGGACAGACAGGAGTGGTTGGTGCTGCCCGCCCCACCCATGGCACAGCGCAGGGGCACCACCCTGTCCTGCCCGGTGCACAGCTTCTCGTAGGTGGAGGACTGTGGCAGGTGGGAGTAGGTGCTGAGCAGTGAGGCTGTCTCTTCAGATAGGAAGGCTGCCTccaggagtaagtctgccctgtGACTGCTGTCTGCCCTGTGACTGCTGTCTGCCCTGTGACTGCTGGCTGCCCTGTGACTGTGACTCTCCCCACAGCACACAAAGCCGCTATCATGGTTCTCCTCCCCTGACAGGCCGTTCCCGTTCTTATCCCCCAGTGCTTGGTCGCTCAGCTTGGTGTAGGTAGAGCTATGGGTCAGAGAACGGGCGGGGGAGCCGTCACAGGACCCACACAGACTCTTGGAGCCACCCCCTCCAGTCCCTGATGCAGCGGGACTACTCCCAGGCCATGAACCCGCAGTCCCAGGCCTTCCAGCCCGAGACCCCCCTGCCACTCCTCTTGCTGCAGCAGCCTCTTGCTCCTTGGCCACCCCGTTCTGAGCCAGCTCCATGCTGAGCAGCAGGTTCTCCAGCTTGAGGTTCTGGGCGTTGATGTCCTGGAAGTATTTCTGGACGCCGGTGTCGGTGGTGTCACTGGAGCTGAGGCTGGTGCGCACCACGTCCACCACTTCCTTGAGCTGCTGGATCTCCCTGTGCGCCTCTTTCAGGGCCAGCTGGGCCTCCACGCGGTGACACTCCTCTTCAACCCAGTCCTCCTGCATCCGACACAGCTGGGTCTTCAACGCATCGATCTCAGAGTCCCTGAGACAGAcatagaagaggaggaggagtgagtgaACAAGGGAGGTTTAAAGAGAGAGATTTAGTAATAATGTTTGGCGATTTAGTAATTTGCCCCCAAAAAATTATGTTTATATATCAACATAATTACGAAATGACAGCGTTATGAGGGTCATTTGATGGAAATGGGGTAGAAGTTCACATTCAAATCTATATTTCAAAGAGCATAATATTTCCAAAACAAAAAATGCTCAAATGAAAATGCACTTGTTTGAACGAGACCAGAGTAAATGGGAAAATGTAATGATCCGAGTCCAGATCTTCCTTTTGCCTAGAGAATCATTCCAGTGTGTCCTTTTGTGTCTCACCTGTCCTGCAGCCTGTCGACTGACTCCTTGAGGCGGGCCCGCAGGTGTCTGATACACACCTCCTTCTGCTGCAGGGGTGTGAGGTACTGCTCTGGGGGAGGGGGGCGGATGCCATGGTTATCTGTACATGAGGCGTATGCCTTCATGTGACGccttggagaaagagagagaggaaacaggagagACAAAGATGTATAGGAATCCATTATCTTCTATAAGCTGAATTATAAGACATTATTAAAACCCCTTACActcgtgggaattggcctatatggatagcgatagattgaaatgtttcttacagaagaaatatggaaAGCATATGCATAACTATGGCAGCAATTAAAAAGGGAACAGTTTAGAGATTACAGGGAAATTATTAGACTAAatgtgaggacacaacagttcacctgacacatgactgaatccaaacattacactgttgattttattaACATttgacatttactgtacttttcaccACATTTGTTGATAATTACATCTGAAAATACTTTGGGGGTAGGTACAACATAAACCCTTGTCATTTTTTGTCTTGAGTGAGAGGTCGAACTGgcgtctccaagtggccacacacctctccaaagtgtgcacagttcttaagtcatttcaatgcacctttatgactcaaagaagtcttcaactataaggtgcTCTTTTTTTACTCTCCTAGTGGTGACGTTCTAAAGCAAGCAGACTTATATttattttgtttggaacacagcacTGTGTCCCAGActtcacacaattactgttgttgttgaaACAATCCAAAAATGTTCCATTATAAAATCgaaatctgggtcaggtgggcataatTTTATTTCCAACATTCatgtcaaattgtatttgtcacatacacatggttaacagatgttaatgagagtgtagcgaaatgcttgtgcttctagttccaaccatgcagtaataaCTAACAAGTCATCTAagaatttcacaacaactactttatgcacacacaagtgtaaaggaatgaataagaatatgtacatataaatatatggatgagcgatggccgaacggcataggcaagatgcagtagatggtatagagtacagtatatacatatgagatgagtaatgtagggtatgtaaacattatataaaagtgccattgtttaaagtggctaattatacatttattacatcaatttttttattattaaagtggctagagatttgagtcagtatgttggcagcagccactcaatgttagtgatggctgtttaacagtctgatggcctagaagctatttttcagtctcctggtcccagctttgatgcacctgtactgacctcgccttctggatgatagcggggtgaacaggcagtgactcgggtggttgttgtccttgatgatctttatggccttcctgtaacatcgggtggtgtaggtgtcctggagggcaggtagtttgcccccagtgatgcgttgtgcagacctcaataccctctggagagccttacggttgtgggcggagcagttgccgtaccaggcggtgatacagcctgacaggatgctctcgattgtgcatctgtacaagtttgtgagtgtttttggtgacaagccaaatttcttcagcctcctgaggttgaagaggagctgctgcgccttcttcaccacgctgtctgtctgggtggaccatttcagtttgtccgtgatgtgtacgccgaggaacttaaaatttTCCGCCTTCTCCACTACTGTGCCGTCGAAATACGATCTTACAGTGTTAGGTTTTCACAAGGAAATTAAGAGAAGCGGACCGTAATTTTGGTGCAAATAGAATAGAGTCATCAGTGTATTCAGATTTTTTTCACAGTACAAcaaacataggctcattctgttcaggacaacccagggtataacgccatgttaccttgtaactgtacatcaaacatagttaTCATAAATGTTGACACTGTGTAcgacatgagttttatgatatgTAAATGTGGAGGGCACATTTGGGCTCACGTGTGTTTAGCTTGCTTGCATGACATCAAAGCAGTATTTATTATAATCTTCAACATCTCACCTTTCAAAATACAGAGAGTCCTCGTCATTTACACCTTTTCTCACTCAGACAACAAGCATTTTTCAGAAGTTGCCCAATTAGCAGGAAGGATGGGGGCAACTCCTTGTCGTGCgcggtgctcaagttcagaacgaCTGTGAGCTGTGAAGTGGAGACCCTGaactctgacgtcatgtatagccaCTGTGTTCCAATGTAGGTGCTGATCAGTGTCAAGGGCTATGGCTCATACATTCCTCTAACAAGTTATAAGACCTTTTAATTACATGTCCTTATGATacaaaacataacactttgtaggCACTCATTCTCCCATGTAGGAGAATGATACTGACATGGGGGCATAGCAGGAAAGCCATAGGGTTAtattcaatctgtatcgctgaaGAAATATAAAGGTCAGTTCCTACTAAGCGGAAAATCGGCAGCGTTTACCTTGAATGCCGTCTCAGCTAAtccgggaacattgcctttaaatttcaatcccACTGGGACGCTGAATTTCCTCGatgcggattgaatagagcccttagtcTTATAGATTGATGGGGTAGCCAATTTTTGTCTTACCCCTTGGTGGGGCTGCAATCACTGCCCTTGCAGGAGCCAGAGttagtgctgctgctgctgagagaGGCGTTGCCATAGGGATCTCTGTTGCTGACTGGGGCAGCTGTCCTTCTGTACCAGAGTGAGAGGGACCGTTAATACATCAGGCAATATAGACAGACTGAGTACTATTAACTGACATTATCAAACACCAGAACAAATCCTGCCTCAATAAAACTCAACCAACATTAAATCATGCACAAAAACTCATCCACAAACATGCCCACtaaaaaacacagacacaaacgTGCCAAGACAGACATACATTGACATACAGTATGCTCTGCAACACAGATGATAGTACACGATGGCTCAAAGATGCCATGCACTTTGAGTAGATGAAAGCGGTCAAAAAAACCAAAAGCCAAGACAAAGTAGAACTTCAATCATGTCAATAAATAATTCTCATCAATAAATGAGAATGCCAAAAGGTGAAAGGTTACTCCCAGCCAACAACAGATCAGATTGCATGTGATGGTTTAGAAAGTACCTGAATTCAATCTACATGCCATGAACGTTGTACCATAACGCTCTAACATCCCACATCTAGTGATGCTCAACAACAGAACAAGTTATCAGAAGTTCCAATTAAGACTTTAAAACGCATATTGAATGACAATATACATTTGTCATTCAATATATTGGCATTAAGACTAAATACAgaacattcagaaagtattcagaccccttttgaTTTTTCCCAGATCttgtcacagccttattctaaaattgattacattgtttttccccctcaatctacacagaatacaaaaaaacaggtttttagaaatgttagcaaaagAAAtgtatgaaatatcacatttacataagtactcagaccctttactcagtactttattgaagcacctctggcagcgattacagcctctagtcatcttgggtatgatgcgacaagcttggcacacctgtatttggagagtttctcccattcttctctgcagatcctctcaagttctgtcaggttggatggggagcgttgctgcacagctattttcaggtatctccagagatgttcaaatcgggttcaagtctgggatcTGGCCGGGctattcagagacatgtcccgaagcccctcctgcgttgtcttggctgtgtgcttagggttgttgtcctgttggaaggtgaacctttgcttcagagcaggttttcatcaaggatttctttgtactttgctcggttcatctttccatcgatcctaactaatctcccagtctctgctgctgaaaaacatccccacagtatgatgcagccaccaccatgctttaccgtagggacagtgccaggtttcctccagatgtgacgcttggcattcaggccgaagagttcaatcttggtttcatcagaccaaagaatcttgtttctcatggtctgagagtcctttaggtgccttttactgaggagtagctttcgtctggccactctaccataaaggcctgatttgtggagtgctgcagagatggtcatccttctggaaggttctcccatctccactaaggagctctgtcagagtaaccattggctcttctcccccgattgctcagtttggctgagcagccagctctaggaagagtcttggtggttccaaacttcttccatttaagaatgatggaggccactttgttcttggggactttcaatggtGCAGACAttatttttttggtacccttccccagatctctgcctcgacacaatcctgtctcggagctctacggacaattccttcgacctcatggcttggtttttgctctgacatgcactgtcaactgtgagaccttatatagttaggtgtgtgcctttccatatcatgtccaattaattgaatttaccacaggtggactccaatcaagttgtagaaacttctcaagaatgatcaatggaaacaggatgcacttgagctcaatttcgagtctcatagcaaagattccaaatacttatgtaaataaggtatttctgaaaacctgaaaacctgttttcgctttgtcatta contains:
- the snphb gene encoding syntaphilin, with protein sequence MSAPAPSTRRSVSGSRRFDYCRFIELDYIPMETDYMVSMRPTERGYLTTKSPEWHCRRTAAPVSNRDPYGNASLSSSSTNSGSCKGSDCSPTKGRHMKAYASCTDNHGIRPPPPEQYLTPLQQKEVCIRHLRARLKESVDRLQDRDSEIDALKTQLCRMQEDWVEEECHRVEAQLALKEAHREIQQLKEVVDVVRTSLSSSDTTDTGVQKYFQDINAQNLKLENLLLSMELAQNGVAKEQEAAAARGVAGGSRAGRPGTAGSWPGSSPAASGTGGGGSKSLCGSCDGSPARSLTHSSTYTKLSDQALGDKNGNGLSGEENHDSGFVCCGESHSHRAASSHRADSSHRADSSHRADLLLEAAFLSEETASLLSTYSHLPQSSTYEKLCTGQDRVVPLRCAMGGAGSTNHSCLSHHHLYLHHLREQAVQTESCPVPVGLGYASDLDTITERTFRSQACSPTSTWVSDEGDDLDSVTMTSVTMTTLTATTAEPAPATPLPSSASVSCVVDMASLSVKEDGKMVGELERHIEVVGEGAVGMVEVGKQQEEEEVGLVQLCKQEEVKVLGLVREGKQGEVRELDLYSQREEVLEVKNQRAVEEVRSVEVEEQPHTSQPRSSSLQEIAGVTVVEVDDDEEAEVQGAVGGAEESTSSESGPAVKSYWSRHFLVDLLAVAVPVVPTVAWLCQGARRDGLPIYHFGSLLRGCCTVALSSLRRGGGVRHYPAGTGGGAMGGTEI